A region of Kribbella sp. NBC_01245 DNA encodes the following proteins:
- a CDS encoding alpha/beta fold hydrolase, translating into MASYSEVVGRESVALAAREWPTRSVQVSGVPMLVRDVPQDTQTEDTALFVHGLGGSSTNWTALGLLLADRVRGVAIDLPGFGRTPPLGGPAGIAEHAETLLEFMDGEFDRPVHLFGNSMGGSIAVMIAARHPEKVASLTLVSPAMPNPRPSVVSAWFIALSAPRLGPAVLRRSAQLPFDRRVKAAMSMVFGDPRSLPPEFVAMYEAELRRRDEQPWITDAVLAGARSIVQSQLVPSKRSLWADAARVTCPTVLVYGGRDRLVDAGIRVRAQQTFPNARLLYLPQSGHVAQMEHPDQVATAFRQLIRS; encoded by the coding sequence GTGGCAAGTTACTCCGAGGTAGTGGGGCGCGAATCCGTCGCGCTCGCGGCGCGGGAATGGCCGACGCGTTCGGTCCAGGTTTCGGGCGTGCCGATGCTGGTTCGGGACGTGCCGCAGGACACGCAAACTGAAGACACCGCGCTGTTCGTCCACGGGCTCGGCGGTTCTTCCACGAACTGGACGGCTCTCGGTTTGCTGCTGGCCGACAGGGTCCGCGGTGTCGCGATCGACCTGCCGGGCTTTGGCCGTACGCCGCCACTAGGTGGTCCGGCCGGTATCGCGGAACATGCCGAGACGCTGCTGGAATTCATGGACGGCGAGTTCGACCGACCGGTGCACCTGTTCGGCAATTCGATGGGCGGCTCGATCGCGGTCATGATCGCGGCCCGCCATCCGGAGAAGGTCGCCTCCCTCACGCTGGTATCACCCGCGATGCCGAATCCGCGGCCGTCCGTGGTGTCGGCCTGGTTCATCGCGTTGTCGGCGCCGCGGTTGGGGCCGGCCGTGTTGCGGCGTTCGGCGCAGTTGCCGTTCGACCGGCGGGTGAAGGCCGCGATGTCGATGGTCTTCGGCGACCCGCGTTCGCTGCCGCCCGAGTTCGTCGCGATGTACGAGGCCGAGTTGCGTCGCCGCGACGAGCAACCCTGGATCACGGACGCCGTACTGGCTGGAGCCCGGAGCATCGTGCAGTCGCAGTTGGTGCCGTCCAAGCGATCGTTGTGGGCCGATGCGGCTCGGGTGACCTGCCCGACCGTGCTGGTGTACGGCGGCCGCGACCGGCTCGTCGACGCGGGGATCCGGGTCCGTGCCCAGCAGACCTTCCCGAACGCGCGTCTGCTCTATCTGCCGCAATCGGGCCACGTCGCGCAGATGGAACACCCGGACCAGGTCGCGACGGCCTTCCGGCAGCTCATCCGGTCCTGA